A single candidate division WOR-3 bacterium DNA region contains:
- the cbiM gene encoding cobalt transporter CbiM, whose translation MHIAEGVLTVPVLIGGASITVTGTAIGLKKIEYKDMPKIAVLSSAFFVASLIHIPVGPTSAHLILNGLAGIILGWAAFPALLLALFLQAILFQFGGLTTLGVNTATMATSAVFCFLIFKKLVEVQSRFWNFVGGFLTGFLSVLLASFFVAISLALSGEVFMPVAKMIIIVHIPVMIIEGILTGFVILFLKKVKPELL comes from the coding sequence ATGCATATCGCTGAAGGTGTTCTAACTGTGCCGGTTTTAATAGGTGGGGCTTCCATTACAGTAACCGGAACAGCAATCGGTTTAAAAAAAATTGAATATAAAGATATGCCGAAGATTGCTGTCCTTTCTTCTGCCTTTTTTGTTGCTTCGCTAATTCATATTCCAGTAGGACCGACAAGCGCCCATTTAATTCTCAACGGACTCGCAGGAATAATATTGGGCTGGGCTGCATTCCCAGCCCTTCTTCTGGCTTTATTCTTGCAGGCGATACTCTTCCAGTTCGGGGGATTGACAACACTCGGGGTGAATACCGCAACAATGGCAACTTCTGCCGTCTTTTGTTTTCTGATTTTTAAGAAATTGGTGGAGGTTCAAAGCCGATTTTGGAATTTTGTTGGTGGTTTTCTCACCGGATTTTTGAGCGTTCTTTTAGCCAGTTTTTTCGTCGCAATCTCTCTTGCTCTTAGTGGCGAGGTATTTATGCCTGTAGCGAAGATGATTATAATTGTCCATATTCCGGTGATGATTATTGAAGGTATCCTTACCGGATTTGTGATTTTATTCTTAAAAAAAGTTAAACCGGAATTACTTTGA
- a CDS encoding DUF4198 domain-containing protein: protein MLQNRTKLLIGMGLCLILPLYAHFQMIIPSTNIVEDQKSANINLQLMFCHPFEQAIMNMDKPLQFGVLIGGEKRENLLNTLSEKKVDGFSTWDANYKLKQPGDYVFYVEPAPYWEPAEEKFIIHYTKTVVNGFGMQEGWDAEIGLETEIIPLTRPYGLYAGNVFCGLVKVNGKPAPFTDVEIEFYNIDKKYSAPKEPYITQVTRTDANGVFVYAMPRPGWWGFAALSERETKMLNKQDRKEYPVEIGAVIWVYVEEMK from the coding sequence ATGTTGCAAAATAGGACAAAATTATTGATTGGTATGGGGCTATGTTTGATTCTTCCATTATATGCACATTTTCAGATGATAATTCCCAGCACTAATATCGTTGAAGACCAGAAATCGGCAAACATCAATCTTCAATTAATGTTCTGTCATCCATTTGAACAGGCAATTATGAATATGGATAAACCTTTGCAGTTTGGGGTTCTAATCGGCGGTGAAAAAAGAGAAAATCTTTTAAATACGCTCTCAGAAAAGAAGGTTGATGGTTTTTCAACCTGGGACGCAAATTATAAATTAAAACAACCCGGTGATTATGTGTTTTATGTTGAACCCGCACCCTACTGGGAACCGGCTGAAGAAAAGTTTATTATTCATTATACAAAGACCGTGGTGAACGGATTTGGAATGCAAGAAGGATGGGATGCGGAAATCGGGCTTGAAACAGAAATTATACCATTAACCCGTCCTTATGGGTTATATGCGGGAAATGTATTTTGCGGATTGGTAAAGGTAAATGGTAAACCCGCACCGTTTACCGATGTTGAGATTGAGTTCTATAACATTGATAAAAAATATAGCGCACCCAAAGAACCCTATATTACCCAGGTGACAAGGACCGATGCCAATGGTGTATTTGTCTATGCCATGCCCAGACCAGGGTGGTGGGGTTTTGCAGCATTGAGTGAAAGGGAAACGAAGATGCTCAATAAACAGGACAGGAAAGAATATCCAGTGGAAATCGGGGCGGTGATATGGGTTTATGTTGAGGAGATGAAGTAA